One region of Sebastes fasciatus isolate fSebFas1 chromosome 1, fSebFas1.pri, whole genome shotgun sequence genomic DNA includes:
- the LOC141766960 gene encoding MAP kinase-activated protein kinase 2-like, with protein MHHNQEEQSVNSISAQQQQQQHSESTSLLGSSSDLQPHPPTPPPPYSSLEFRRHAVTDDYKITSQVLGLGINGKVLECYCKKTGVKCALKILYDVPKARREVELHWRVSGGPHIVRILSLYENMHQGKKCLLIIMECMEGGELFSRIQARGDQAFTEREASEIMHDIGTAIEYLHHMDLAHRDVKPENLLYTTKESNATLTLTDFGFAKETTLHNSLQTPCYTPYYVAPEVLGPEKYDKSCDMWSLGVIMYILLCGFPPFYSNTGQAISPGMKQRIRLGQYEFPNPEWADVSEEAKQLIIQLLKTDPNERMTIGQFVNHPWISQSMVVPPTPLHTSRVLTEDKELWDDVKEEMTSALATMRVDYDQVKIKDLDTSNNPLLNKRRRKPVPEGAHSGGDAEGGDGGMVCNSHREVTFAEELGEIIVEQK; from the exons atgcatcaTAACCAGGAGGAGCAGTCGGTCAATTCAATTAGTgcgcaacagcagcagcagcagcacagtgagTCCACCAGCCTGCTGGGGAGCAGCTCTGACCTGCAGCCTcatcctcctactcctcctcctccttactccTCACTGGAGTTCAGGAGACATGCGGTGACAGATGACTATAAGATCACATCCCAGGTCCTCGGCCTGGGAATCAATGGCAAAGTGCTGGAATGTTATTGCAAGAAAACAGGAGTGAAATGTGCCCTGAAG ATCCTGTACGATGTTCCTAAAGCCAGACGGGAAGTTGAGCTGCACTGGCGAGTTTCCGGAGGTCCCCACATCGTCCGAATACTCAGTCTGTATGAGAACATGCACCAGGGGAAGAAATGTCTCCTCATCATAATGGAGTG TATGGAGGGAGGGGAGCTGTTCAGTCGCATTCAGGCCAGAGGGGACCAGGCCTTCACAGAGAGAG AAGCGTCAGAGATCATGCACGACATCGGCACGGCCATAGAGTACCTCCACCACATGGACCTCGCTCACAGGGATGTAAAG CCTGAAAACCTGCTGTATACCACCAAGGAGAGTAACGCCACGCTGACATTGACTGACTTTGGCTTCGCTAAAGAGACGACGCTGCACAACTCCCTCCAAACTCCCTGTTACACTCCGTATTATGTTG CCCCAGAAGTGCTTGGGCCAGAGAAATATGACAAATCATGTGACATGTGGTCTCTGGGCGTAATCATGTACATTCT TCTGTGTGGGTTTCCTCCGTTCTACTCAAACACAGGTCAGGCCATCTCTCCAGGCATGAAGCAGAGGATCAGGTTGGGCCAATATGAGTTCCCCAACCCTGAGTGGGCTGACGTTTCTGAAGAAG CCAAACAGCTCATCATTCAGTTGCTGAAGACAGACCCCAATGAGAGGATGACCATTGGACAGTTTGTGAACCATCCCTGGATTAGT CAGTCAATGGTGGTCCCTCCGACCCCCCTCCACACCTCTCGTGTTTTGACAGAGGACAAGGAGCTGTGGGACGACGTGAAG GAGGAAATGACCAGCGCCCTGGCGACCATGCGTGTGGACTACGACCAGGTCAAGATCAAAGATCTGGACACGTCCAACAACCCTCTGCTCAACAAGAGACGGAGGAAGCCGGTTCCTGAAGGAGCTCACAGCGGAGGAGACGctgaaggaggagatggaggaatgGTGTGTAATAGCCACAGAGAAGTTACATTTGCTGAAGAGCTTGGGGAAATCATTGTTGAACAAAAGTAG